The Juglans microcarpa x Juglans regia isolate MS1-56 chromosome 8D, Jm3101_v1.0, whole genome shotgun sequence genomic sequence TGAGATGTACAGACGCATTGTTTGTGTGAAAACTGTACCCAAGAAAAATGCATGGAGTGGACCGAAAATTGATTTTGTGACAATTGTATGGTCGTAAATTTGGCCAACATAGGcatccaaaaaattttaaagaagaataaTCTGGTAATTTTTTATGCACCATGAAGTgaggaaatttattttgaagcaCTGGAGTGGGATGTAAATTTATCAAGTAAGTAGCCATTTCAAATGCATCTTcccaaaaagagagaggaagtgaGGCATGAGCCAATAAGGTCAGTCCGGTTTCTACGATATGACGATATTTCCGTTCAATGagcccattttgttgatgggtgTGTGGACAAGAGAAGCGATGAATTATTCTAAGATTTTTACAAAGTGTTGTGAGAGGACGAAATTCTCCTCCAGTGTCAGTTTGAAgagttttaatttttgaatcaGAGAAGTGTTCAACAAACTGAATGAAAGAGGTAAAAACTTGTAGAACATCTGATTTAAACTTTAAGGGAAATATCCAAGAAAACCTAGTGAAATGATCAAGAATAGATAAGTAATATTTGAATCCATTTCTTGATAAAACAAGAGATGTGCTCTAAACATCAGCCCAAATTATTTCTAAAGGCCCATTGGTGCGTGTTAAGCTAAAGGAGGAAGGCAATTGTCGTGCCTTAGCAAGGAGTAATCTGGGCAACTGAACAGGGCATCATTTGGGAAGAAAGGCAAAAAGGCAAACAGTTGGAATGCACGATTCTGGAGATGAGATTGAGAGAGGGATGGTCGAGACATTTGTGCCATTAAGCGAGGGAAGTTTCACTAAAAGCAGCTGACAGAGAAGAAAAATGGGGTGGAGGAAATCGATACAGTCCATCATAGAAGGGGCCGCTGATGTGGAGCTTCCTGGTCTTGGTccttaacagaaaaataatttgtatggAATTCAAAGAAACAACTATTGTCAGAATAAAATTGAGATACTGAAACTAAATTTTTGGTAATGGAAGGTACATGAAGAAAGTTATAAGGATGAAAGGAGCATGAGttagagagaagagaagagtcACTGATGTTGTTGATGGACAATATGTTGTTGATGGACAGTCCATGTCCATTACCCACTCCAATTTGTTCATTTCCAGAGTATGGTTCAGATGTGAGATTAAGGTAAGAAAGATCATGGGTTATATGGTTTGTGGCTGCCAAGTCAGGGTACCAAGTTTGATCGATGATGGAGGATGGTGCGGTGTAATGAGCTGAGAACGAATGTGGTGGTTCATGTTGATATGCATAGTTGAATTTTTAGTGGCATTGAAGAGCTGTGTGTCCTGGTTTTTGGCAAACTTGGCAGGTAGGTCAGTTTAAGGTTGTGGAATATGAGGGATTTGGAGGGTTTGGGTGGGTAGAAAATCTACCTCTGGTGAAGGGTCTTGTTCTTCCTCTAGTATATATGTTTCCCCTATAATTTCCTCTACCACGTTGATCACTGGAGGGGTTACCAGTACTCACATTCACAAATGGTGTAAATGAAGTGAGGGAGCTAGTGTTGCGTGAGTTGTGAGACATTTTACTTTCATGAATAAGTAAGAGATGATAAAGCACATGAGAAGTAATTGGGTCAGATCTTGTGGTGATGGATGTAACAAACTACTCATAAGATGGACCAAGATCATTAAGAATATAAGTGACAAAATCTTTGTCTGAAAGTGGATTACCAGTGGCTGTAAGGGTATCGGCAAGCATTCTCACTTTACTATAGAATTCAGATATGGATTGCTCTCTTCTAGACAAATTGGTAAGTTGAAATTTAACTTGAAACTCTTTTGCTTGGGAGTGTGAGTTGAACATTGATTCAAGAGAAACCCATAGTTCTCTTGAGGTTCCAGCTGAAATGACATTCCCAACAACTGATTTAGTAATTGATGTAAACAAAATACTAAGTATCATTTGATCCGATTTTTGCCATGAGAGAAAGGCAAGGTTAATTTTTGGTTGAGACCCTGAATCTATGGGAAGATATTTTGAGGGTATTGTCTGTGTGCCatcaatgaaagaaaatagatcTTGACCTCTTAGATAAGCAGAGATTTAAACTTTCCATATCAAGTAATTATCATGAGTTAACTTGATGGAAACAATGTGAGAGAAGGATGAGGGAATAGATGAGGAAGAAGAGTGCGAatttgtggactgtgttgtcaTGATAGAAGAAGGATCAAGAGACTGCTAGTcataagctctgataccatgataaaataaaaaaaaatgaaatgcagCGCAGAAGAAATAGAGAAGCATTGTCATTTTGCAGAAAATGTTCTCAGACGTGAATATTCATTTGATGTTCATGCCTTTATATAGGCAACCAATTATATAGCAGACCAATAGGAAATTTAAAGACACAAAATGTAAAGGTATATTACAGCTGGAAATATAACAGACTAACAAACTTTGCAGCAGTAGGAATATTCTCTAAAATTCTGTTTGTGCTGCCTCCTCTGTGATAGAATTTTCTGCTTTATGTTTCTGCTGTggtgcattgtgtagacatggaTTAATACTACCCAACTTCAACATCAGTTGCATTTCTCATTTAACAAGTATGATAATGAtgaattttgatttaaaaaattatttgtaccaaaatttattgtaatcaaaatttgtaaaaattaatctttggcTATATATTATGATGACAACTTGCAAGTGCAGTATTTaacattttcacatttttattcACTCCGAATCTATCTCAGACAGTACCTTGCCAAAACCTAGTGGTAGAGGAATTTGTTCAATGGAGATGGGATGGAGCATGGAGCATGCATTGGTGAGGAAGCAGCAAATCACGATGAAGAGATTCACCTCGATTGGAGTCTGGGATTGGTTCGACTACTGCATTGCAGACATAAATTCGAAAGGGAAAGACAGGAAATAGcgttgcagagagagagagagagagagagagaggtcgaggTATGGTGATGTTGTGGTTCACTGTGGGGGATTCTCTCCATGGCTGATGAGTGATTTGGGGAAGAAGAATAGTTGTGCAAAGGACGACGGGGTACAAAGTCTTTTTGCATTGAGTCGTTCATTCGAAACAGTAGAGTCACATGAGTCTGGACGTGTTTTTACAAATATTGCTTTCTCATTTGGATGGAAGAGTATTTCCATCCATACGAGAATTATGAGGTGTAACTCAGAGTAGTTGGACACCCAAACTAGGAGTAGTGAAGAGAATTGGTCTTGGTATGGATAGATTCGGTATGTTCCAAGAGATGGTAATCAAGCAACACATCAACTAGCTAAGTTAGCATTAGACTCTGGTGAGGAATTAGTGTGGATAGAGGAGGTGCCGGGTGAGATCATGCAATGTATCAATCATAAAAAGCATTGTAATGATGTTTAGCTCAATAAACAAGATTGATCTTTgtttgattacaaaaaaaaaaaaaaacacaagaccttagataattatttgttttgttctttgcaTCCCTTATAACTTGTCTAAGTGAAATGAACTTCCCTTCAAAAACCACTACATTTCTTTGTGTAATACCTCATTTTGATAAGTGATCATAAGGGTGAGTGATATATGAAATTCCAAAAAATTCATACTctttataatatgttaataaagTTTGAGTTGTATCGATTACCatcttgttttaaaaatgatagatacaccactatttcataatttttatgagtattgaaAATTTACCTTGGTCCATTATTTTAAAGATCTCATCTTATTTAGAAGTGGGAAAAGTCTCCTGTTTTATCAAGGGTTGGCATTTGCTGATTCTCTCGTATCTTAGGGAGTTGAAGAAATTCAACAATCTAGATCAGATAATTACTACACTGCTGCAACAAATCTCGCATCACAACACTATATTTCTGCTATTGCCAATTTGCCACGCCTCCAAGCCTTAAAACATTACACTAGTCGTTGTCACTTCTCTGTATAAGtttataactcatttattgaCATTAGGTATGGTTTGTTTAGAtgaattcagatgagatgagagttaaaaattaaaaattaaataaaatattgttataatatattttttaagattatttttattttaaataaaaaattaaattatttattttattttaaataataatttaaaaaaattataataattaaattaaataaaaataattataaaaataaacgagaccatAATACAATTGCAGTTAActagaatatattttaaatataaaattgtagttaaataatcatttttaaatatgattaaatgagataggCCTTGTAAATGTGTCCCCACATGTGCACCGTAATacaattgtatttttatttaaaatattttttaaatgttgtaaataataaaaaaatatataatttttttaattattaaaaaaattaaaaaaggagaGTGCAATTTCCTTCTACAAATTAATAACACTGGGGCAGTAGAACCGTCTTCCAAGTTAACTTATCTGTTAACTCTTTTAGCTCCACGTGATTTCTGATCAATTTTGCAGTCCGACAGACAGCTCTTACATGGTTTTGTCACCTTCTGCAATTTCAAATTCCCATACTCTCTCTTCTACCTTGTGTGTAGAACCCTAATCCTCGCCTAATGGGAAATGCAAGCATGGTCAAATCACCATTGTCACCAACTCTGTCTTCCTTTTGAAGTGACAGAGAAACAAACTCAAAGTTTTAATAGCTTCTGCTAGTCTTTACATATGCTTACCTTGTTTGATCTCCAATAATGCTGAGGAGAAGCCATCCCCAtcgactcttcttcttcttcttctttgtatCAAATGCCTCTCTTTTGCTGTCATTTTGCAGCTTAGTTGCTTCTACCAGGTCTTTTCTtacccctcctcctcctcctcctctccacTTCGCACGACCCCAAGATGCACTCGCTCTTCTGGCATTCAAATCCAAAGCCGATCAGAATGGTAATCTTTTCTTCTCCCCAAATACGAGCTTCCATTTCTGTCAATGGGGAGGAGTCGAATGCGTGAAACAGAAAGTTGTTCGCCTTGTCCTCGAAGGTCTAGATCTAGGTGGAGTTTTCGCTGCCGACACATTGTCTCGTCTTGACCAGCTCCGAGTCCTGAGTTTGCAGAAAAACTCGCTCACCGGACTCATTCCCGACCTCTCAGGTCTCGTTAACCTCAAAGCCCTCTTTCTCGACCATAACTCTTTCACGGGCTCTTTCCCACCTTCGATCCTATTCCTACATAGACTACGAACAATAGATATTTCCTACAATAACCTCACTGGACCGTTACCGGCCTCGCTGGCCATAATAGACCGGCTTTCCTACCTACGTCTCGAGTGGAATCGGTTCAACGGAACAGTTCCTCCGCTCAACCAGCCCTCCCTCCAAAGCTTCAACGTCTCAGGAAACAATCTCTCCGGTCCTGTCCCAGTTACAGCTACTCTGGTACGCTTCGGTCCATCCTCGTTCTCATGGAACCCCAATCTCTGCGGCGAGATCATAAACAAGGAGTGCCATCCCGGCTCGCCCTTTTTCGGACAATTGACGCCGTTGGCTTCTCCGCCATCGTCGTCACTCGGTGAAAGCGCGCAAGTACACGGCGTCGAGTTGACCCACGAAGCGTTTCGAAAGAAGCACAAGATCAGGACCGCCGTGATTGTGGGGTTCTCAGCCGGTGTTGTGGTCTTGATCTGTTCCCTTGTCTTCTTCGTGATGGCCTTGAAGAAGAGAAACAAGACAGAGTCGTCGACGCCTGCAACGGCTTCGGAGGACGAGGCGGCGACGGCTCAAGCCGCGGCGGTAATGCAGATAGAACAAGAGAAGGAGCTGGAGGAGAAGGTGAAGAGAGTGCAAGGAATGCAAGTGGCAAAGAGTGGGAGTTTGGTTTTCTGCGCAGGTGAGGCGCAGCTGTATACGCTGGACCAGCTGATGAGAGCTTCCGCAGAGTTGCTGGGAAGAGGCACCATTGGCAGCACCTACAAGGCAGTGCTGGACAACCGGCTGATTGTCAGCGTGAAGAGACTCGACGCGGGAAAATTATCCGGCACAAGCAAGGAAGTTTTCGATCAGCACATGGAATCGGTGGGAGGACTTCGGCATCCAAATCTGGTTCCGCTTAGAGCTTATTTTCATGCAAAGGAAGAAAGGCTTCTGGTTTATGATTACCAACCCAATGGCAGTCTCTTCTCCCTCATTCACGGTAAACTTCTCTTTCTAGCTCTCTGCTTCATTTTTCTGGGTTACCAGCAGAACGAGTCCATGACGGGTGGACTCGGGGTTTAGGATCCATGACTGATCAACATGAATTATTTTTCTAACACAGCATGATTTGTTTGGAGTTTGATGCTGCTACTGGATTAGCGGCAgcatctttaaattttcaattagcAGCGAGAATCTTGGTGCTGACTACGTTGGGACTTTGATTTGAcgattaaataataattgatttgTAAAGCTCCTTTCTCGTAGTTGACATGTCGGAATCCCAGCCTGTAGTACATTTATCTCCTTGACTAGCTCAGCACGTGAACACATCTGAACCTAGTGTAGTCGACTGTCTacgtatttaaataataaaacttaatttttttaaattatttttaaaaatgaaattatatcgtataaatattttattaaaaaaaatataattttccattttgaaaTGCCATCTTTGCTCAGAAAAGTGTTTTGAATAACAATAGAGACCTATCATCCTAGATATATTAAAcactcactattattttttattttattattactttttactaccATTCAacactttttattactatttaatatattattattattttttcatattttttactactatttacaaatattattaaacattctcatttttactatccaaacgtatCACTCCGTTTGAACTcagaaattatttcatctcatcttatcattatattttttttaaattttcacataaaatataataaacaattcaattttttcaaaccccAATTCAActtaatcccaaaataataataatattagaaaataatattttaacaatatttttttaaactttcatttaaaaccatttcatttcatctctaaatctaaaccagTCCATAGTTTGATTTCTTAATTTGATTAATAGGTACTTTtttatgtatgtgtatgtgtatatgtatatctaAGTTTTACTTGAGTTTATCTTAGTTGACAGTTTGACACTAATATATAGTGAAATTAAgcaattagtaatttagtagaATAGTCTCTACgctttaaaaaaacaatttaaaaaaacaagtatgaattttattatgtttgataTGGATAGCATAACATGGCAACAAAACTTTCATTTTTGACAGGTATTTTCAATGATAATTCaaactttccataaaaataacttGATAAGAATAGTGAAGGTAAGTagattattgttatttttaacttacaaatatatatatatatatatatatatatatataatatagaacaTAATAGATATACCCTCAAGAGCTTGATGACCTAATGACATATAACCCATTTCTCTAAATGAAAAATCTAGATTTGAACCCTCCACCcccttattaaaaaaaaaaaaaaaaaaagatatacgAGGAGTGTTGGGTATAGACACGAATCTTATAGAAGAAAGTTTTACACATTGGCAtgacttaatataatatgatagatacgctttacaataaaaagaattttatacaATCTGATGGATCATATTAAACCACGGCAATACGTAAACCTCCTTTTGTAAGACTTGTGTGCagataaaaaatttctataGATGTGCATTTAAGCTAGGAACCTCAAGCTACTATACTAAACTATAAAAGTAAACACTTTACTCCTAAATTATCATCTCTCTtacaatctttttctttcttttaaatctAACCTTCAATATCATGTCAGGATGCATATATTCTTCCTCCATAACATTTTAATCttaatgagataaattataattcgtgtcttaaatttgttttgatcaataactttgataatttggaggcgatatgattttaaattcttaaaagcACAATTTTAGAATTATAATTAGTTAAAACTTTTCCTCAATATTCTCTTTTGCTAATGGAACTCACCATCTATCTTTCTACAAAAAACTGCCCATGCAGGCTCAAAATCCACAAGGGCAAAGCCACTGCATTGGACATCATGCTTAAAAATAGCAGAGGACGTAGccaaaggcctctcttacatcCACCAAGCATGGAGGCTCGTCCATGGCAATCTCAAGTCCTCCAACGTCCTCCTTGGCCCCGACTTCGAGGCCTGCATCTCCGACTATTGTCTCTCTGTCCTCGCCAACCCGACCTCCAACGACGACGACTCCACTGCCGCCGCTGCTGCCGCATGCAAAGCCCCAGAAACTCGCAACCCTGGTCAGCAAGCAACCTCGAAATCCGACGTATACTCGTTTGGGATTCTGTTGCTGGAGCTTCTCACTGGGAAGACACCAACACAGCTGCCACATTTGGTGCCAGAAGAGATGGTGAATTGGGTTAGATCGAGGAGGGAAGAAGATGGTTTTGGTGGGGTAGATAATAGAATGGAAATGCTTATGGAGGTGGCCATAACTTGTAGCGTGATCTCGGCTGAGCAGAGGCCCACTATGTGGGAGGTATTGAAAATGTTACAGGAGATTAAAGAGAGTGTATTAATGGAGGACGGTGAATTGGACCCCCATACACAGGTCGTGTCCTagtaattatattatttgtactACTTTGCACTAGTGATTCATAGAAAATATACAGATGACAAGCAAATGCAATGTTTCCTTTCCTTGCTATATATCCCTCCATTGCTGACTTCTATTTTTTGagcaaaatcatatctttattGAGAGAAGAATATTGCAAAAGCCATGTACTCTTGGATAAAAGGATAAAGCAATTAGTCTCCCACAAAGGTGCCTAACTCTAGAccaattagtctttgtaatgttctttacaaaataatttcgAAAACTATAGCCAATAGACTAAAAAGGAtcttatcaaatattatttCACCTACTCAATCTGCTTTTGTTCCTCGAAGAGTAATCTcgaataatattattgtagcTTATGAAGCTATGCACACTATGACTGGCAGATTATCAGGAACATTTGATATATGGCTTTAAAACTCGATGTGAGTGAGACATATGATTGAATTGAATGAGAATTTTTAAGAGCTGTTATGAGCAAGATGGTTTTGCACAAAGATAGATTGAGTTATTGATGAAGTGCGTTGATTCAGGATCATACTCCATCATAATTAACGGACTTCCTCAATCTGCTTTCAAACCTATAAGAGGGATTAGGCAAGGTGATCCTTTATCACCTTACCTATTCATCTTATGTGCTGAAAAATTTGAACTCTTTACTGAATAATGCAGAGAATACAAGTTCTATCACAAGTGTCCTACTTGTTAGAGGCAAGATTCATATTAATCACctattttttgcagatgataacTTACTTTTTTGCAGAGCTAATTCTTTTGAATGGAgcaaattgatttttatattaaaaatttatgaaaataccTTTGGTCAGAGACTTAAAAAGGAGAAGACATCTATCCAATTCAGTAGGAATACCTTGAGAGAAACACAAGCTTATCATCTTGAGCATTGTAGGAGTTGGATCAAGCATGTCTTATGAGAAATGCCTTGGCTTGCCAGCCTTGGTTGGAAGAGCTCGATCAAAGTCCTTTAAAAGCATATTGGATAAAGTTAGACATATAATCAGAAATTTTAAAGCCTAGACCCTCTCTCAGGCAGGTAAAGAAATTCTCATCAAATCAGTTGTGCAAGCATTACCTAAATATAGTATGAGAGTTTATAAACTCCTTTACAACCTCCTTAGAGAGATTAATAAGGTAATGCAgaatttttggtggggacaacaagaaaaggagaggagaaTGTACTGGATCTCATTGAATACAATGAGAAAGTCTTAGGCAGAGTTGGAAAGTCATTAGCTTCTCaagttctaaaattaaaatacttccAAAAGGTTCATTTCTTTCAAGTTAAACTTGGTAACAAACCTTCCTATATTTGGAGAAGCATCCTTGCAAAAGGATCTTTATTAGAGAAGGGCACATTATGGAGAATAGGAAATAGAAGATAAGTTCACATTTAGAAAGACAAGTGGATTCCAAAACCCACTACTTTCAAAATTCAGCATACAGTAAAGGGCATAGATGAAAATGCTAAAGTACATGAGCTAATTGATCCTTATACGAATCAATGGAGAACTTCACTGATTGCAGGTATTTTCTCAAGGGAGGAAGTTGAGATTATTATGAAGATAAAGTTGTTCCAATAGACTAGATAAATTATTTGGAATAATTCTTTTAATGGTCAATTCACAGTGAGAAGTGCTTACCACTTCCATAAAGAACTGCAAGAACAATCAAAGGGCCAACCTTCATGCTCTAGGAATCAAAGTATAGTGTGGTTAGTTATATGGAAGCTGAACATATCCCAATTGATAGTCTTCTTGTGGAGAGCTTGTCAGGATGACCTGCCCACTAATTagaacttttttaaaaagaaggtAGTAGATGATCCAAATTATCCTATTTGCTTTGAAATGGAGAAATCAGTGGTTCATGCTCTATGGCCATGTCCTGCATCACAAGATATTTGAGGCTAATGTTCCAGACAAATCCAAAAGAGTACTTGCTAAAAGAAGACATTTCTAGAACTCTTTGAAGACATATGTTTTGGATTTGAGACTACAATTGTGGAGAAGATTGCAGTGGTAGTAAGAAGAGTATGTCAGAGAAGGAATAACTTTGTTTTTCAAAGAGAATTAAAACACCCAAATGTAGTAGTTCAACAATCTCAAGAGATTCTTAAAAAGCTGAAGGAAGTTCATACAAAAAGGACCAGCACTCTCCAACATCTTCTAGCAACATGGATCAAAAGTGGGAGCCTCCTCCTCCCTTGCACACtttcaaaattaattgggaTATTGCGATTGACAGGAACCAATGCGTTTGTGGAATTGGAATTATAGTCAGAAACTGAGAAGACAATGTCTTAGCAACTATGAGGatgaaaatatctttatttcctGACCCCTTATTGGCAGAAGGAATTGGAGCtctaatgttgattttttttttttttatcttttttttttcccatttattGCCTTTTGCAAGTTTTTCTTTTGGCTAGGGTTGTTCAAATAATTGCTACAACGGACTAAACCGACCGATTAAAATTGGATTTTTTACCTATCcgttttggtttttggtttgcTTTTTTGAAAATTGAGAGAATTAACTTAATCAATCGTTGTAACATATCTAATATGAGAATTACTCTAACTACAAAaatattacacaaaagtaatcacACAAACTGATGTGTCATGATATacacatcatttaaataatttaaatcaatcgtttaaatcatttaatatattcttTGAAATGGTCAGAACccaatttaattacaatcaatcAATCTATGCTAAATCTATCAAAATGGATTGGAACAAGCTATATTTAAGTCAATCCAACATGATCAATTTATTAAATGACTAACCCAAACAACACATTCATTAACATGTTATGGCAAGATTAAGAATTTATTCTGTTCAATTAAATGTAttgaattttattcataatgaTATGAGCGGTGTTGCGGACACGGAATCgaacccatttacataaactgTATAAAATCTGTAAAGATCATgatatttaaaacattatataaaaggttgtaaaaaagattgtagtgatcgttacttttttttttttttttttttaaaaaacaatgcTTTAGTTAagaaaactttataaaaaatttactttttcaccTATCAGatattaatatgttaaaaattataaaatttaaatttaaaaaaaaattaacaaaatcagtctttataattttttttttataaataaaactataaattcatataataatatatattttttttaaaaaaatatacaaatccgATCCGTATTAAGGAATTGTCGCAACCCAACATGGGCTGAAACAAAAAGGCCTAAAAGTAATAAACTGAGCCCAAATGAAAATCCAATTCCGTCACCGAGAAACGCCAGAAAcagagaaaaaggagaaagaggaaGATTGCACTGCAGAAATTGCTAGAATCATCTAGCAGCCTGAGAAGCCCTAATCTTCTTGGATAGATAAAGAAAACCCAACTCTCTCTCCGGCACTCTGTTTTAATCcagttcaaaattttttgaaatgcCGAATGCCATGGACCGTGCGGACACGGAAATGATGGAGACCGAGACTGGCGCTGCACAACCGGAGCTGGCATCCAACACTGGCCAAAATGACGTCGTCAGAGGGTTACTCACATTGGCTCGCCAACTCATCGATCAAGGAAAACCTTCCCAGGCCCTCCAAGCGGTAATCCATattcaatcattttctttctctttctgttTATCTTATGTTGTGCTTAAAttcttgtaacttttttttttttttcccgaagtCTGGTAAATATGCTGAAAGCTTATTGATGTTTCATAGGAAGcttccaaacaaaaatttgcTAATCATTTTGTCTTCAGGTTATTTTCTgctaattttcttcttctcaggTCGGTAGAGCGAAATTTGTTAATAATTAGTGATGTTGATCTTGTTTTGGGTCCAATCAATTGTGGCTGAA encodes the following:
- the LOC121243242 gene encoding probable inactive receptor kinase At5g67200 — its product is MLRRSHPHRLFFFFFFVSNASLLLSFCSLVASTRSFLTPPPPPPLHFARPQDALALLAFKSKADQNGNLFFSPNTSFHFCQWGGVECVKQKVVRLVLEGLDLGGVFAADTLSRLDQLRVLSLQKNSLTGLIPDLSGLVNLKALFLDHNSFTGSFPPSILFLHRLRTIDISYNNLTGPLPASLAIIDRLSYLRLEWNRFNGTVPPLNQPSLQSFNVSGNNLSGPVPVTATLVRFGPSSFSWNPNLCGEIINKECHPGSPFFGQLTPLASPPSSSLGESAQVHGVELTHEAFRKKHKIRTAVIVGFSAGVVVLICSLVFFVMALKKRNKTESSTPATASEDEAATAQAAAVMQIEQEKELEEKVKRVQGMQVAKSGSLVFCAGEAQLYTLDQLMRASAELLGRGTIGSTYKAVLDNRLIVSVKRLDAGKLSGTSKEVFDQHMESVGGLRHPNLVPLRAYFHAKEERLLVYDYQPNGSLFSLIHGSKSTRAKPLHWTSCLKIAEDVAKGLSYIHQAWRLVHGNLKSSNVLLGPDFEACISDYCLSVLANPTSNDDDSTAAAAAACKAPETRNPGQQATSKSDVYSFGILLLELLTGKTPTQLPHLVPEEMVNWVRSRREEDGFGGVDNRMEMLMEVAITCSVISAEQRPTMWEVLKMLQEIKESVLMEDGELDPHTQVVS